The nucleotide window AACCTCGTGCTGCTTGTGGTGTGCATCGTGCTCGGGCTGATCTTTCAGCCGCTGCTCGTGATCCCGTCGCTGCACGCGCTGATCGCGGTGCGGATGGAGCGCGAAAAACGCATGCACCGCGAGGTTGTCGAGGCGATCCGTGAACACGGACCGCCGCCGGGCTATCGGCGCTGAGGGACGGTTCGCGAGGGTTCGCTCGCGCAATAGATCGGGATCTCGCCCGGAAATCGTCTCGGGAATCCTCGTCGTTCTGGTGATCTGCGAGACGGCTATCGTTGATGATGCCGGCGATGCCGTCAGCGAAATCTCTGAAAACACGATGATTTCCGGCTCATTGGCGGCCGAGTGAGGAATGCCTGGGGAGCGGAGCGGGGCTGTCGTGCTTGCCTCTTTGATTCGTCATATCCCCATGCTATCGACCACCGCCAACCCTACCGACGGGCTCGATTCGACGGTGCCGCACCCAGCGGCGCCGAACGTGCCTCCCGTCCCCGCAAAATCGAGCGCGGCCTTCGGCGCCGCTGAACGGAGTTGGCCATGGCGTCAGTGAGCGCATCCCCGCAATTTATCGAAGCTCTCACCTTCGACGACGTGCTGCTGAAGCCGGGCCTGTCGGACGTGCTGCCGTCTGAGGTCGACATCCGCTCGCGCATCACCCGCGCGATCCCGCTCAACATCCCGATCATCGCCTCGGCAATGGACACCGTCACCGAAGCCCGGATGGCGATCGCGATGGCGCAGGCCGGCGGCCTCGGCGTGATCCACCGCAATTTCGATCCCGAGGGCCAGGCCGCGCAGGTCCGCCAGGTCAAGAAGTTCGAGTCCGGCATGGTGGTCAACCCGCTGACCATCAGCCCCGACGCCAAGCTGGCCGACGCGCTGGCACTGATGAATCAGTACGGCTTCTCCGGCATTCCGGTGGTCACCGGCGGCCACGGCCACGGCCCCGGTAAGCTGGTCGGCATTCTCACCAACCGCGACGTTCGCTTCGCCACAGATCCGGCGCAGAAAGTGTCGGAACTCATGACGCATGAGAACCTCGTCACCGTGCGCGAGGGCGTCAGCCAGGACGAAGCCAAGAAATTGCTGCATCAGCACCGCATCGAGAAGCTGCTGGTGGTCGACGAGCAGTATCGCTGCGTCGGCCTGATCACCGTCAAGGACATGGAGAAGGCGGTCGCGCATCCGCTCGCCAGCAAGGACGCGCAGGGCCGGCTCCGCGTCGCCGCGGCGACCACGGTCGGCGAGGGCGGATTCGAGCGCACCGAGCGGCTGATCGAAGCCGGCGTCGACGTCGTGGTGGTCGACACCGCGCACGGCCATTCGGCGCGCGTGCTCGAAACAGTGACGCGGATCAAGCGGATCTCCAACGAAGTACAGGTGATCGCCGGCAACATCGCCACCCGCGACGGTGCCCAGGCGCTGATCGATTCCGGCGCCGACGCCGTCAAGGTCGGCATCGGTCCGGGCTCGATCTGCACCACGCGGATCGTCGCCGGCGTCGGTGTGCCGCAGCTCACCGCCATCATGGATGCGGTCGAGGCCTGCAAGAAGGCCGACGTGCCGGTGATCGCCGACGGCGGCATCAAGTATTCGGGCGATCTCGCCAAGGCGCTCGCCGCCGGCGCCGACATCGCGATGGTCGGTTCCTTGCTCGCCGGCACCGACGAGACCCCGGGCGAAGTGTTCCTGTGGCAGGGCCGCTCCTACAAGGCGTATCGCGGCATGGGCTCGGTCGGCGCGATGGCGCGCGGCTCGGCCGATCGTTACTTCCAGCAGGACATCAAGGACACGCTGAAACTGGTGCCGGAAGGCATCGAGGGCCAGGTGCCGTACAAGGGCCCGGTCGGCAACGTCGTGCACCAGCTCGCCGGCGGCCTGCGCGCGGCGATGGGCTATGTCGGCGCCAAGGACCTCGGCGAATTCCACACCAAGGCGCAGTTCGTCCGCATCACCGGCGCCGGCCTGCGCGAAAGCCACGTCCACGACGTCACCATCACCCGCGAAAGCCCGAACTATCCGGGCGGTGTGTGAGGCGACTGACTTAAGTAACAACCTCTCCACAGTCATTCCGGGGCGCGCGTGAAACGCGCGAACCCGGAATCTTGAGATTGTTGCAGTCTCTGCGGTGCCCCGAACTGCGAGATTCCGGGTTCGCGCTTCGCGCGCCCCGGAATGACGAGCGGCAGGCTGTCTGCGCAGCCTGCCGCAGTTGGCGAATGCTGTGGGGTCGCCTACAGTCGCGGCCTGACGACCAACGAACATCAAAAAAGGAAACGAAATGTCCAAGGGTCAGCGTATCGTGCTCGCGTCGCGTCCGGTCGGCGAGCCGACGTCGCAGAATTTCCGCATCGAGGAGTTCGACGTTCCGGCGCCCGGCGAGGGCCAGGTGCTGCTGCGCACGATCTGGCTGTCGCTCGATCCTTATATGCGCGGCCGGATGAGCGACGGGCCGTCCTACGCGCAGCCGGTTCCGGTCGGCGGCGTGATGGAAGGCGGCACCGTCTGCGAAGTGATCGACAGCAACAGCCCGGGTTTTGCCAAGGGCGACATCGTGCTGGCGCATTCGGGCTGGACGACGCATGCGGTCGCCGATGCCAAGCCGCTGCGCAAGATCGATCCGGCGCTCGGGCCGATTTCGACCGCGGTCGGCGTGCTCGGCATGCCGGGGATGACCGCCTACACCGGCCTGCTCGACATCGGCCAGCCGAAGGAAGGCGAGACTGTCGTGGTCGCCGCGGCCTCGGGCGCGGTCGGTTCTGCCGTGGGCCAGATCGCCAAGGTCAAGGGGGCACGCGCGATCGGCATCGCCGGCGGCA belongs to Rhodopseudomonas palustris and includes:
- the guaB gene encoding IMP dehydrogenase, translated to MASVSASPQFIEALTFDDVLLKPGLSDVLPSEVDIRSRITRAIPLNIPIIASAMDTVTEARMAIAMAQAGGLGVIHRNFDPEGQAAQVRQVKKFESGMVVNPLTISPDAKLADALALMNQYGFSGIPVVTGGHGHGPGKLVGILTNRDVRFATDPAQKVSELMTHENLVTVREGVSQDEAKKLLHQHRIEKLLVVDEQYRCVGLITVKDMEKAVAHPLASKDAQGRLRVAAATTVGEGGFERTERLIEAGVDVVVVDTAHGHSARVLETVTRIKRISNEVQVIAGNIATRDGAQALIDSGADAVKVGIGPGSICTTRIVAGVGVPQLTAIMDAVEACKKADVPVIADGGIKYSGDLAKALAAGADIAMVGSLLAGTDETPGEVFLWQGRSYKAYRGMGSVGAMARGSADRYFQQDIKDTLKLVPEGIEGQVPYKGPVGNVVHQLAGGLRAAMGYVGAKDLGEFHTKAQFVRITGAGLRESHVHDVTITRESPNYPGGV
- a CDS encoding NADP-dependent oxidoreductase, which gives rise to MSKGQRIVLASRPVGEPTSQNFRIEEFDVPAPGEGQVLLRTIWLSLDPYMRGRMSDGPSYAQPVPVGGVMEGGTVCEVIDSNSPGFAKGDIVLAHSGWTTHAVADAKPLRKIDPALGPISTAVGVLGMPGMTAYTGLLDIGQPKEGETVVVAAASGAVGSAVGQIAKVKGARAIGIAGGKDKCDYVKQELGFDDCLDHRDPDLAAKLKAACPNGIDVYFENVGGEVFEAVFPLFNSFARMPVCGLIAQYNAFETPPTPKWATALMRHVLTKRLTIRGFIVSDFAGRRQEFLREMSGWVRDGQVKYKEFVTDGLENAPEAFMGLLKGANFGKQLVRVGPERA